From the Ensifer adhaerens genome, the window TGCCGAAGTCAGCCGCCAGGTGCTGAAGCAGCTCGGTTTCAACGGCCGCGTCAGCGACGGCGAAAGCGGCATCGGTTTCCGCAATCCGGCCAACCTCGGCGATGCGGTCGGTGTCGGTGTCAACGCGATTGCTAAAGGGACGATCGGCGGAACGACGATCTCGAGCTACATCAATGCGATGGAGCAAGCGGGCGTGATGCGCACGCTGGCCGAGCCGAGCCTGACGGCGATTTCCGGGCAGGAAGCAAAGTTCTATGTCGGCGGTGAATTCCGCATGGCGGGAACACAGGAAGTCACGACTGACAAGGATACCGGCGAAGACAAGGTCACGCGCGAAGTCAATGACGTCGAATACGGTATCCGCCTCAACTTCAAGCCCGTCGTCCTGGGCCCAGGGCGTATCAGCCTGCAGATCGAGACGAACGTCTCGGAACCCACCTATGAGGGATCGGTTGTCACCGGCAACGGCAAAGCCAGCGTTCCGGGCAACACTTTCCTCGGGATCCGCAGGCGCGAAGCTTCGACCAGCGTCGAACTGCCGTCCGGCGGCTCGATCGTGATCGCCGGCCTGGTTCAGGACAACATCCGCCAAGCGATGTCCGGCCTGCCGGGAGCGGCGAAGATCCCGATCCTCGGAACGCTGTTCCGCAGCAAGGATTTCGTGCGCAACGAGACCGAGCTTGTCATCATTGCGACGCCCTATCTGGTCCGTCCCGTCGCCAGAAGCGCGATCTCCCGGCCTGACGACAATTTCAATCCGGCCAATGATCTCGACAGCTACTTCCTTGGCCGCGTGAACCGCATCTACGGACGGCCGGAGGCGGCCGCTCCGGCGGGTCGCTACCACGGCAATGTCGGCTTCATTTACAAATAGGTCGGGTCATGACGCATCGAACCGGTTCCCACGAGACACCTGAAAGGCCGAATGCCATGTCCATGAGCACATCCAGCGCCTTCATGCGATGCACGAGCCGCATGGCCATGCTGGCCATTGCTGGCATTTTCCTTGCGAGCTGCGGTACGAGGGACAATCTCGCCACTGGCTCAATTCCGGACGACTATCGCACCAGGCATCCAATCGTGCTTGCTGAAGGCGAACGCGCGATCGACATTCCGATCGCTTCGGGCGATCACCGCCTGACCCAGGGCACGCGTGACGTCATCGCCGGGTTCGCCTCTGACTATCGCAATTCGGCAAGCGGCGTCGTGCAGATCATGATGCCGCGCGGCGCGGCCAACAGCAGTGCGGCCCAAACGATGCGCAGAGAAATTCGCGGCGTCCTGGTTGCCGCCGGCGTCCCGGCCAAGCGCCTGCTCGAGACCAGCTACGACGCTGGACCCTACGGAGACGCGGCACCGATCCGCTTGAGCTACGTTGCGATCACCGCCCAGACGGCGCCCTGCGGCACTTGGCCGGAAGATCTGAACCTCAACACGATGGAAAACAAGAACTACTACAATTTCGGCTGCGCCTCGCAATCGAACCTTGCAGCCCAGCTCGCCAACCCGACCGACCTCCTCGGTCCGCGCCAGACGTCGCCGATCGACGCGGTTCAGCGCGGTCAGGTGATCACGGACTGGCGCGGAACCGAGAAGAGCGACGGCCCGGTCGTCATCTTCAACTGATAACGGCGGGATGGAGACATGAGCACGATCGATTACAGGATCGAAGCCGGTGTCGAGGGGGACGATCCCTCCTTCGACCAGGTGCGTACGGGCGACCTGGAGCAGGTCCGCCCACTGCCGCGGATATCGATCCACGCCTTTTGCGAAACCAATGCGATGCAGCGGCTGATGGAGCGTTGCGGGCAGGACCGGCGCATGGCCAAGGTCAGCCTGCGGATCAACAGCGGCGGCATCGACGCGGCTGCAAACATGTTCGCGACCGTATCCACCCCCAATCTCATAATCCTCGAGACATCGACCGAACCGCGGTCGCTTCTGACCGAGCTGGCGCCGCTTGCAGCGGTCTGCGACCCGAGCACCAAGGTGATCCTCGTCGGCAAATACAACGACATCGGGCTCTATCGCGAACTCATCCGCAACGGCATTTCCGAATACATGGTCGCGCCAGTGGCCATGCCGGACATCCTGACTGCCGTTTCGGCGATCTTCGTTGATCCGGACGCGGAACCCCTTGGCCGAAGCATCGCCTTCATCGGTGCCAAGGGCGGCTGCGGTTCGTCCGTGATCGCGCACAACTGCGCCTGGGGCATTTCCAGCCTCTTCTCGACCGAGACCATTCTCGCCGATCTCGATCTGCCCTACGGCACGGCCAATATCGATTTCGACCAGGATCCACCGCAGGGCATTGCCGAAGCTGTATTCGCGCCGGAGCGCCTGGACGAAGTGTTCCTCGACCGGTTGCTGACCAAATGCTCCGATCACCTGTCGCTTCTGGCCGCCCCTTCCATGCTGGACCGGGCCTATGATTTCGAGACCGGTGCGTTCCACCCGATCCTGGAAATACTGCAGCGCAGTGCCCCCGTTTCCGTCCTTGACGTCCCGCATGTGTGGACGGACTGGACCCGCGCCGTGCTCGGCGAAGCCGACGAACTGGTGATCACGGCAACCCCTGATCTCGCCTCCCTGCGCAATACCAAGAACCTGCTCGACGCAATGAAGAAACTGCGTCCAAACGACAAACCGCCCCATCTGGTGCTGAACCAGGTCGGGATGCCGAAGCGTCCGGAGATTACGGCGAGCGAGTTCTGCGAATCGCTGGAAACCGAAGCGGTCGCGATTATTCCCTTTGACGCGGCCCTGTTCGGCAATGCGTCGAACAGCGGGCGGATGATCGCGGAGATCGACAAGAAGGCGCCGGCTGCCGAAACGTTTTCGCAGCTCGCACATCTTCTGACGGGCCGGGTAACGATGAAGAAGGCCCGGCGCGGCGGACTTGGCAAGGTGCTGGCCGCACTCGGCAGGAAATAGACAGGACGTAGGATCACGCAGATGTTTGGCAAACGCGGAAACGAAGGCTTCGGCAAGAGCGGTACCCCGGGTCCCGCCGTTCCTCCGCCCGTTGTGGCTGCGCAACCGGTGGCAATCGAACGGCCCGCCGTGCCTATTCTGGGCGAGCCGACATCCGCGATCCCCAAGGTCCAGCCCGCCGCCGCTCCGCCGACCCGACGCCGCACGGCACGAACGGAAGACTACTACGATACGAAATCGCAGGTATTTTCCGCGCTGATCGACACGATCGACCTGTCGCAGCTGGCCAAGCTCGATACCGAGAGCGCCCGCGAAGAAATTCGCGATATCGTCAACGACATCATCACGATCAAGAACTTCGCGATGTCGATCTCCGAGCAGGAGGAACTGCTCGACGACATCTGCAACGACGTGCTGGGTTACGGTCCGCTCGAGCCGCTGCTTGCCCGCGACGACATCGCCGACATCATGGTCAATGGCGCCGGTCAGACTTTCATCGAAGTCGGCGGCAAGGTCCAGGAATCCGAGATCCGCTTCCGCGACAACGCCCAACTCCTGTCGATCTGCCAGCGCATCGTCGGCCAGGTCGGCCGCCGCGTCGACGAATCGAGCCCGATCTGCGACGCCCGCCTGCCTGACGGATCACGCGTCAACGTCATCGCCCCGCCGCTTGCCATCGACGGAACGGCACTGACCATCCGCAAATTCAAGAAGGACAAGCTCACGCTGGAGCAGCTCGTCCGCTTCGGCTCGGTAACGCCGGAAGGCGCCGTCCTCTTGCAGATCATCGGCCGCGTCCGCTGTAACATCGTCATTTCGGGCGGCACCGGCTCGGGCAAGACGACATTGCTCAATTGCCTGACGCGCTACATCGACACCGACGAGCGGGTCATCACCTGTGAGGATACCGCGGAGTTGCAATTGCAACAGCCGCATGTCGTGCGTCTGGAAACGCGCCCGCCGAACATTGAAGGCGAGGGTGAGATCACCATGCGCGATCTCATCAAGAACTGCCTGCGTATGCGGCCGGAACGCATCATCGTCGGCGAAGTGCGTGGCCCTGAGGTTTTCGATCTGCTTCAGGCGATGAACACCGGTCATGACGGCTCGATGGGAACGATCCACGCCAACACGCCGCGCGAGTGCCTGAGCCGCATGGAATCGATGATCGCCCTGGGCGGTTATAGCCTGCCGGCCAAGACCGTGCGCGAGATCATTGCCGGATCGGTGGACGTGATCATCCAGGCGTCGCGTCTGCGCGACGGCTCCCGCCGCATCACCCATATTACCGAGGTGGTGGGCATGGAAGGCGACGTGATCATCACGCAGGACCTGATGCGCTACGAGATCGATGGCGAGGACGCCAACGGACGCATCATTGGCCGCCACACCTCGACCGGCATCGGCCGCCCGCATTTCTGGGATCGCGCCCGTTATTTCAACGAGGACAAACGCCTGGCCTCCACCCTTGACGCCATGGACAAGAACTAGGAGCTGCGATGTTCGGCATAGACATCACCGTTCTGGCGTTGGCCGCTCTTGTCGCCATATCGGCGGCGGCGCTGGCCTACGTCCTATTGTTCTCGCGTATCGAAAGCGAAAAGAAAGCGGAAGGCCGCGTGCGCAAGGTCAGTGCGGCTGAAACGGACCGTGCCAAGGTGAAGGCAGCGCGTGACCGTGTCAGCGAACTGTCGAAGCGGCGCAAATCCGTCCAGGATTCGTTGAAGGAACTCGAGAAGAAGCAGCAGGAACGCTCGGCCAAGTCTTCCCCTTCGATGAAGGTGCGGCTGACCCAGGCGGATCTTTCGATGTCCGTCGGACGCTTCTATCTGTACAGCGCGCTCTTCGGCGTCTTCGCCTTTCTCGTCGCCCTGATCATGGGAGCCGGGCCCGCCATCGGTCTCGGTATCGCCGTGATCGCCGGCCTTGGCCTGCCTCGCTGGTCCGTCGGCTTCCTGGTCAAACGACGCTGCAAGAAGTTTCTCGAGGAATTCCCGAACGCTCTCGAGATCATGGTCCGCTCGATCAAATCGGGCCTGCCGCTCAATGATGCGCTCCGCCTCATTGCCGCCGACGGCCAGGAGCCGGTCAGGACCGAGTTTCGCCGCGTGGTGGAATCCCAGCAGGTCGGCTTGAGCGTCACCGAAGCCTGCGCCCGCATGATCAACAGCATTCCTTTGCCCGAGGTGAACTTCTTCGCGATCGTGATCGCCATTCAGGCGCAGGCGGGCGGCAACCTCTCGGAAGCCCTCAGCAACCTGTCGAAGGTACTGCGCGAACGCAAGAAGATGAGGGCAAAGGTTGGTGCGATGTCCATGGAGGCCAAGGCATCCGCTTGCATTATCGGTGCCCTGCCGTTCATCGTTGCCTTGCTGGTTTACCTGACGTCACCCGCCTACATGATGGTCCTGTTCACCGATCCGCGCGGTCACCTGATTATCGGTCTCGGCCTCTTCTGGATGAGCGTCGGCATCATGGTGATGCGCAACATGATCAACTTCGATATCTGAGGGGCATCGATGAATACGGGCCTGATCAAGACACTGACTGATCCGAACGTCCTCCTTGCGGTTCTGGTCTCACTCGCCGTGCTCGCGACCTTCTATTCTCTCATCGTGCCGTTCTTCGAACGGGGAGATCTTGGAAAGCGGATGAAGTCGGTCGCCAGCGAGCGGGAGCAGATCCGGGCCCGCGAACGCGCGCGGCTTGCCGACGTACAGAGCGGCAGAGCAAGCCTGCGTGGCCAGAACAACGCCTCCATCCGCCAGATCGTCGAACGGCTCAACCTGCGCACCGCACTCATGGATGAGAACACCGTCAACCGTTTGAAAATGGCCGGCTTCCGCTCGCAGAACGCCCTCAATACTTTCCTGTTCGCGCGTTTCTGCCTGCCTTTCCTGTTTCTGCTCGTCGCGATCGTCTACATCTTCGTGCTCGGTAACTTTGCCGAGAAGCCATTGATGGTGCGTCTCTTTTTCGCGATCGGTTTCGCCTATCTCGGCTTCTATGCGCCCAACATCATTGTCGCCAACGCGGTCTCCAAGCGCCAGCACTCGATCCGGCGCGCCTGGCCGGATGCTCTGGACCTGCTACTGATCTGCGTTGAATCCGGCGTGTCGATGGAGCTGGCCATGCGGCGTGTCGCCGACGAAATCGCGGCCCAGTCACAGCCTCTCGCGGAAGAACTGGTACTCACGACGGCAGAACTTTCCTTCCTGCCCGAGCGTCGTGCAGCGCTTGAAAACCTCGGCGTCCGCACCGGCCTGGACGAGGTCAGGTCGGTCGTCCAGGCCCTTATCCAGGCGGATCGCTACGGCACGCCGATCGCCCAGGCCTTGCGCGTTCTTGCGCAGGAAAGCCGCGATCAGCGCATGACAGCGGCCGAGAAGAAGGCCGCGGCATTGCCACCGAAACTGACGGTGCCGATGATCCTCTTCTTCCTGCCCGTTCTGGTCGCCGTTATTCTCGGGCCTGCTGGCATCCAGGTTGCCGACAAGTTCTAAGGCGCCCCGCTTGAAGGTTGGTCGCGGGCGTGGAAAGCTCTGGAGCAAGGGCGCCGGCACTCTTCGGGGCCTTCCAAGGTCCAGGCCCAAGGGCGGACAACCAAAGCGATCGTTTCGCAAGAGCGGGACGCGATTGGTTGTGATTGAGCGCGCAAACGACTAAAGGTGTGGCAAGCTCAAACCTTGCTCCCGAAGGTTCCTTGAAAACAGGATCGCGCTCATGAAGCTGGTGACCGGCAACTCCAACCGCGCCCTTGCCGAAGCCATTGCCAATTACCTGGATCTCCCCCTGGCCGATTGCACGGTCAAGCGCTTCGCCGACCAGGAAATCCACGTTCAACTTCATGAGAACGTCCGCGGCGAGGACGTGTATATCCTCCAGTCAACAAGCACGCCTGCTGACGGCAATCTCATGGAGCTGTTGATTCTGACGGATACGCTGCGCCGCTCATCAGCTCGCCGTATTACCGCCGTCATCCCATATTTCGGCTATGCCCGTCAGGACCGCCGGGCCACTGGCCGCACACCGATCTCTGCGAAGCTGGTCGCCAACATGATCGCCGGTGCGGGTGTCAATCGGGTCATGACGCTCGATCTGCATACGGATCAGATTCAGGGCTTTTTCGATATTCCGACCGATAATCTTTATGCGGCGCCGGTGATGACCCGCGACATTGAAGGGCGCCACGACGTCCGCAACCTCATGGTCGTTTCGCCTGATGTGGGCGGCGTGGCGCGAGCCCGCGGCATCGCCAAGCGCATTGGGACCGATCTTGCGATCGTCGACAAACGGCGACCCCGCGCCGGCGTGTCGGAAGTGATGAACATTATTGGCGAAGTGTCCGGCAAAAGCTGTCTGCTGATCGACGACATCGTCGATAGCGGCGGGACGCTGATCAACGCGGCTGAGGCGTTGTTGGAGGCGGGCGCCACGGATGTTTCAGCCTATATCACCCACGGCGTTCTTTCCGAAGGTGCCTGCGAACGCATTGGTGCCAGCAGCCTCAAGGAATTGGTCGTGACCGACTCCATTCGCGAAACCGAAGCTCAGCGTCAAACCTCCAACATCAGACGCCTCGCCATCGCGCCATTGATAGGCGAAGCCTTGGCCCGCACGGCTAGAGACCAAAGCGTTTCAAGCCTTTTCAACTGATTGTCCGATGCAGTGCGGCGGCGCGGCTAGTTCGCGGCCTTGGCATTGTCAGCCTTGGCCAGCTGCTTCCAGGCACCCTGCTGAGAAAGCATCGAGCGCAGGTAGGCGACGTTCGCTTCCGCTTGTTCGCTGGAGAGCTCCTGTCGGGCGATCGTCTCGGCCTCCTGGAAACGTCCCTGAAGCCCGACGGCAAGTGCGAGATTCTGGCGCACGCTGCTGTCAGCGCCGGGCTGGCCGGTTGCCGACTTGAGATAGGTTTCCGCTGTGCGAAGGTCCTTGGTCAGAAGGTAGGACATGCCGAGGTTGGAAAGCACGGAAGGTTCGTTCGGCTTGAGTTCGAGCGCTTCGCGGTAGCGCGTGCGCGCCTCCTGCGGACGTCCGAGCTGGTCGAGGATCGCTCCCTCGGCCGATTTCAGCTTCCAGTCCGGACGGTCCGGGGTCTGGGCACGGCTGATCGTCGACAGCGCCTGATCGAGCTGGCCGGCCGCGGCCTGCGCCTTGCCATAGGCGCCGAGCACTTCCCGGTCCGACGGGTTGTTGATCGCGACCTGCTGCATGACGGCGAGGGCCTGCTCGTTGCGCCCGGTCATGCGCAGGAGGTTGGCGTAGTTGAGGCCAGCTTCGCGATCCC encodes:
- a CDS encoding type II and III secretion system protein family protein, with protein sequence MKRSGNKFRASVAAGLSFCLAFSGTYLPTPPTALAAASSVVRIVESGPGVKKKVSLGLNKAVVVDLPADAHDILVADPSLADAVTRTSRRIYLFGKSVGQTNIFVFGPNGEEIVSLDIEVERDIANLQSNLRRFIPDADINVEIISDNIVLTGTVRTPLDSTRAVDLAKAFLQGGEATTRNITAQGNNGDADIFAEDRQVSQIVNLLTIDGDDQVNLKVTVAEVSRQVLKQLGFNGRVSDGESGIGFRNPANLGDAVGVGVNAIAKGTIGGTTISSYINAMEQAGVMRTLAEPSLTAISGQEAKFYVGGEFRMAGTQEVTTDKDTGEDKVTREVNDVEYGIRLNFKPVVLGPGRISLQIETNVSEPTYEGSVVTGNGKASVPGNTFLGIRRREASTSVELPSGGSIVIAGLVQDNIRQAMSGLPGAAKIPILGTLFRSKDFVRNETELVIIATPYLVRPVARSAISRPDDNFNPANDLDSYFLGRVNRIYGRPEAAAPAGRYHGNVGFIYK
- a CDS encoding CpaD family pilus assembly protein — encoded protein: MSTSSAFMRCTSRMAMLAIAGIFLASCGTRDNLATGSIPDDYRTRHPIVLAEGERAIDIPIASGDHRLTQGTRDVIAGFASDYRNSASGVVQIMMPRGAANSSAAQTMRREIRGVLVAAGVPAKRLLETSYDAGPYGDAAPIRLSYVAITAQTAPCGTWPEDLNLNTMENKNYYNFGCASQSNLAAQLANPTDLLGPRQTSPIDAVQRGQVITDWRGTEKSDGPVVIFN
- a CDS encoding AAA family ATPase codes for the protein MSTIDYRIEAGVEGDDPSFDQVRTGDLEQVRPLPRISIHAFCETNAMQRLMERCGQDRRMAKVSLRINSGGIDAAANMFATVSTPNLIILETSTEPRSLLTELAPLAAVCDPSTKVILVGKYNDIGLYRELIRNGISEYMVAPVAMPDILTAVSAIFVDPDAEPLGRSIAFIGAKGGCGSSVIAHNCAWGISSLFSTETILADLDLPYGTANIDFDQDPPQGIAEAVFAPERLDEVFLDRLLTKCSDHLSLLAAPSMLDRAYDFETGAFHPILEILQRSAPVSVLDVPHVWTDWTRAVLGEADELVITATPDLASLRNTKNLLDAMKKLRPNDKPPHLVLNQVGMPKRPEITASEFCESLETEAVAIIPFDAALFGNASNSGRMIAEIDKKAPAAETFSQLAHLLTGRVTMKKARRGGLGKVLAALGRK
- a CDS encoding CpaF family protein, which codes for MFGKRGNEGFGKSGTPGPAVPPPVVAAQPVAIERPAVPILGEPTSAIPKVQPAAAPPTRRRTARTEDYYDTKSQVFSALIDTIDLSQLAKLDTESAREEIRDIVNDIITIKNFAMSISEQEELLDDICNDVLGYGPLEPLLARDDIADIMVNGAGQTFIEVGGKVQESEIRFRDNAQLLSICQRIVGQVGRRVDESSPICDARLPDGSRVNVIAPPLAIDGTALTIRKFKKDKLTLEQLVRFGSVTPEGAVLLQIIGRVRCNIVISGGTGSGKTTLLNCLTRYIDTDERVITCEDTAELQLQQPHVVRLETRPPNIEGEGEITMRDLIKNCLRMRPERIIVGEVRGPEVFDLLQAMNTGHDGSMGTIHANTPRECLSRMESMIALGGYSLPAKTVREIIAGSVDVIIQASRLRDGSRRITHITEVVGMEGDVIITQDLMRYEIDGEDANGRIIGRHTSTGIGRPHFWDRARYFNEDKRLASTLDAMDKN
- a CDS encoding type II secretion system F family protein, coding for MFGIDITVLALAALVAISAAALAYVLLFSRIESEKKAEGRVRKVSAAETDRAKVKAARDRVSELSKRRKSVQDSLKELEKKQQERSAKSSPSMKVRLTQADLSMSVGRFYLYSALFGVFAFLVALIMGAGPAIGLGIAVIAGLGLPRWSVGFLVKRRCKKFLEEFPNALEIMVRSIKSGLPLNDALRLIAADGQEPVRTEFRRVVESQQVGLSVTEACARMINSIPLPEVNFFAIVIAIQAQAGGNLSEALSNLSKVLRERKKMRAKVGAMSMEAKASACIIGALPFIVALLVYLTSPAYMMVLFTDPRGHLIIGLGLFWMSVGIMVMRNMINFDI
- a CDS encoding type II secretion system F family protein; translation: MNTGLIKTLTDPNVLLAVLVSLAVLATFYSLIVPFFERGDLGKRMKSVASEREQIRARERARLADVQSGRASLRGQNNASIRQIVERLNLRTALMDENTVNRLKMAGFRSQNALNTFLFARFCLPFLFLLVAIVYIFVLGNFAEKPLMVRLFFAIGFAYLGFYAPNIIVANAVSKRQHSIRRAWPDALDLLLICVESGVSMELAMRRVADEIAAQSQPLAEELVLTTAELSFLPERRAALENLGVRTGLDEVRSVVQALIQADRYGTPIAQALRVLAQESRDQRMTAAEKKAAALPPKLTVPMILFFLPVLVAVILGPAGIQVADKF
- a CDS encoding ribose-phosphate pyrophosphokinase; translated protein: MKLVTGNSNRALAEAIANYLDLPLADCTVKRFADQEIHVQLHENVRGEDVYILQSTSTPADGNLMELLILTDTLRRSSARRITAVIPYFGYARQDRRATGRTPISAKLVANMIAGAGVNRVMTLDLHTDQIQGFFDIPTDNLYAAPVMTRDIEGRHDVRNLMVVSPDVGGVARARGIAKRIGTDLAIVDKRRPRAGVSEVMNIIGEVSGKSCLLIDDIVDSGGTLINAAEALLEAGATDVSAYITHGVLSEGACERIGASSLKELVVTDSIRETEAQRQTSNIRRLAIAPLIGEALARTARDQSVSSLFN
- a CDS encoding tetratricopeptide repeat protein, translated to MAKRTTSPLKATHFLQGAAIALVALSLAGCANQPKKELTTGSISRLTKPVQSMTATELSAAAESIGQAYEKNPRDREAGLNYANLLRMTGRNEQALAVMQQVAINNPSDREVLGAYGKAQAAAGQLDQALSTISRAQTPDRPDWKLKSAEGAILDQLGRPQEARTRYREALELKPNEPSVLSNLGMSYLLTKDLRTAETYLKSATGQPGADSSVRQNLALAVGLQGRFQEAETIARQELSSEQAEANVAYLRSMLSQQGAWKQLAKADNAKAAN